One stretch of Thermococcus sp. 21S9 DNA includes these proteins:
- a CDS encoding ABC transporter ATP-binding protein, with translation MLVDVENLEKDYGKVKALKGVSFSIREGEIFGLIGPNGAGKSTTLKILATLLKPTGGTAKIAGYDVVKEADRVRALISYLPEEAGAYKNLTGREYLEFMARLYAKDERKAREMLTLGVELSGLEERLDDKVSTYSKGMTRKLLIARALMVRPKLAILDEPASGLDIVNAYEIRKTIRRFARSEGTTFLISSHNMLEVEFLCDRVAMIAGGRIVEIGTPEELKEKYKAENLEEVFMRAIGVSIPEPVGGEGS, from the coding sequence ATGCTCGTTGATGTTGAGAACCTTGAGAAGGATTACGGAAAGGTCAAGGCCCTGAAGGGTGTAAGCTTCTCCATCCGGGAGGGCGAGATATTCGGCCTCATCGGGCCGAACGGAGCGGGAAAGAGCACGACCCTCAAAATCCTCGCAACGCTCCTGAAGCCAACGGGAGGAACGGCGAAAATAGCGGGCTATGACGTCGTCAAGGAAGCCGACAGGGTCAGGGCACTAATCAGCTACCTGCCGGAGGAGGCCGGAGCGTACAAGAACCTCACCGGGAGGGAGTACCTGGAGTTCATGGCAAGGCTTTACGCCAAAGACGAGCGGAAAGCCCGGGAGATGCTTACGCTGGGTGTTGAGCTCTCCGGCCTCGAGGAGAGGCTCGACGACAAGGTTTCAACTTACTCCAAGGGAATGACGCGCAAGCTGTTGATAGCGAGGGCCCTCATGGTAAGGCCAAAGCTGGCCATCCTCGACGAGCCGGCGAGCGGGCTCGACATAGTGAACGCCTACGAGATTAGGAAGACAATAAGGCGCTTCGCGAGGAGTGAAGGAACGACGTTCCTTATTTCGAGCCACAACATGCTCGAAGTCGAGTTCCTCTGCGACCGCGTTGCCATGATTGCCGGCGGAAGAATCGTCGAGATTGGTACGCCGGAGGAGCTGAAAGAGAAATACAAAGCCGAGAACCTTGAGGAGGTCTTCATGAGGGCCATCGGCGTGAGCATTCCGGAGCCGGTCGGGGGTGAGGGCTCATGA
- a CDS encoding ABC transporter permease has protein sequence MSDFIVMAKKEIKNLMRDRKLIFGLIIVPLIVYPALGKMMQFGFESATKTTHVAIVNFDDGKYGELLIKALNVTPNVTVTVISAGSVDDALRKALQENQNVLVVIPHNFSESIESDEVATVQIYGVFKEIGSGMRESVSEGRINAVINVLSEEIAKLKVQELGAKNPDAVLHPIRAESKSYLLGRIVDVPPTVVSQVLASQSYGLPLIVFLMVMITSQMSAGAVASEKENKTLETLLTLPVRRTTIVASKITGTAVMGVIAALAYMIGLKQYMAGFGTQTGVSLSELGLSITPTGMALFGIVVFLTIAFSLSLAMLLAVFAEDVQSANTVVSSVILPLAFPSFVLMFVDISQLPALWKYLLLASPFTHPVVDYRYVIAKDYTALGASIAYLAIVAGATLYVTARVFASEKILTARLGWGRRKGRE, from the coding sequence ATGAGCGATTTCATTGTCATGGCCAAGAAGGAGATAAAGAACCTGATGCGGGACAGAAAGCTGATTTTCGGCCTCATAATCGTACCCCTTATCGTCTACCCCGCCCTTGGAAAGATGATGCAGTTCGGTTTTGAAAGCGCAACAAAGACGACGCACGTGGCGATAGTCAACTTCGACGATGGAAAGTACGGCGAGTTGCTAATAAAGGCCCTAAACGTTACTCCAAACGTCACTGTAACCGTCATAAGCGCCGGTTCGGTTGACGACGCCCTGAGAAAGGCACTCCAGGAGAACCAAAACGTTCTGGTCGTGATTCCTCATAACTTCAGCGAGAGCATTGAGTCCGATGAAGTGGCGACGGTCCAGATATACGGGGTCTTCAAGGAGATTGGCTCGGGAATGAGGGAGAGCGTGAGCGAGGGCAGGATTAACGCCGTGATAAACGTTCTCTCGGAGGAGATAGCGAAGCTCAAGGTTCAGGAACTCGGCGCGAAGAACCCGGACGCGGTTCTGCATCCGATAAGGGCGGAGAGCAAGTCGTACCTGCTCGGCAGAATCGTTGACGTTCCCCCAACGGTTGTCTCGCAGGTCCTGGCTTCCCAATCCTACGGACTGCCCCTCATAGTCTTTCTAATGGTCATGATAACGTCCCAGATGTCGGCGGGGGCTGTGGCGAGCGAAAAGGAGAACAAAACCCTCGAGACGCTCCTGACGCTCCCTGTGAGAAGGACGACGATTGTGGCATCGAAGATAACTGGAACGGCAGTTATGGGCGTCATAGCGGCATTAGCTTATATGATTGGCCTCAAGCAGTACATGGCGGGTTTCGGAACCCAGACGGGCGTTTCGCTGAGTGAACTCGGCCTCTCGATAACACCAACAGGCATGGCACTCTTCGGCATCGTCGTCTTCCTGACGATAGCCTTTTCGCTGAGCCTTGCGATGCTCCTCGCGGTTTTCGCCGAGGACGTTCAGAGCGCCAACACGGTGGTCAGCTCGGTCATACTGCCCCTCGCCTTCCCGTCGTTCGTCCTGATGTTCGTTGACATCAGCCAGCTCCCGGCTCTCTGGAAGTACCTGCTCCTCGCCAGCCCCTTCACTCACCCTGTCGTGGACTACCGCTACGTGATAGCGAAGGACTACACGGCCCTCGGCGCGAGCATAGCTTACCTCGCCATCGTCGCCGGTGCAACGCTCTACGTAACAGCGAGGGTCTTCGCCAGCGAGAAAATCCTGACCGCAAGGCTCGGATGGGGGAGACGGAAGGGGAGAGAGTGA